DNA sequence from the Sphingomonas bisphenolicum genome:
CCGCGTCGGACGAACCGCGCAGATCGTTGGTCAGTTCCTTGCGCGCTTCGGCCAGATCGGTCTGATAGTTGAACCAGTAATCATTCTGCACGCCAGCGATCGGCGCCTGATAGACCAGTTGGGTTTCGACCCGGGCCAGCTGCTCTTCATAGCTGACCGGGCCTTCCTGCGCCATGGCGGCGGCAGGAGCCATGCCCAGCAAGGCGGTGGCGGCGATAAGCTTTGCGTACATCATGGGTTCTTCTCCTCTTCTGATCTGAACCATGCATGGCACAACGCGCCGACCCCGGCCCTTTTCGCCTGAACGGATATGCAGAATGGACGAAGCGAGGCATTGAGGCGACGGGCCGACGCGCGAAAATCCCCGAAAATCAGGGCTTATCGGCCTGAAGTCAGTCGGTTAAAAGCCTAGCGGACCACCAGATAGAAAGCGGCAGGAACCGACCCGCCATTTTCGATGACGATGTCGTAGCGGTCGGTGAAAAGCGGCAGCCAGGCGCAGTCCGCCTGGGTGCCGCCGATCGGCTTGGCGCACAGGGTATTACCATCCGCGCCCTGCACCCGCATCGACAGATTGGCCGCGCCGTGAGCCGGGGCGACCGAAATCTGGGCGCGCTGTCCGGCGAAGAAAAGCTGCCGCACGGTCACGCTGTCCCCCGCGCCGAGCGATCCGCGCCGATAGGCCGGCCCCAGCGCCCGGCCGCGAAAACCGAGCGCCGACTGAGTGACGCCATGATCCTGCGCCTCCTGCGTCCATAGCGCCGCGAGATCATCCTGCCCTTCGGCCGGGGTCGCGCCGAGCGCCTTGAGGATTTGCGCCGTGTCGAGCAGCGCGGCATGATCGCCATGGCCCTGCGCGACCTCGCCTTCCATCAACGTCCGCAACACCGGATCGGCAGGCAGCATGTCGGCTGCCGGCGCGGCCGGTCCGGCGACAAGCAGCAATCCCGGCAAGAGCAGCCTAATCATCGCGGTCCTCCGGCTGGAGCACGAACCGCGCACCGGGCGCGGCGTCCTCCACATGCAGCGACAATTCGTGCCGCTCTGCGATCGCCCTGGCGAGCGAAAGGCCAAGGCCATGCCCCCCGCCCCGCGCGCCGTCAAGCCGGACATAGCGTTCGAACACCCGCTCGCGGTCGGCCGGCGGGATGCCGGGGCCATTATCCTGCACCACGATATGCGGACCGGGCGCCAGTTCCAGCACGATGGAGCCACCGGTCGGCACATATTTGAAGGCATTGTCGAGCAGGTTGGACATGAGCCGGGTCATCTGCATCGGGTCGGCGCGCACGCGCACCCCTGGCGCGATCCGCGCATGGAAGCCGATGCCCAGATCCTCCGCGCTGGCGCCGTAGAGATCGGCCAGGCTTTCGGCAACGTCGCTGAGATCGACTTCGGCCAGACCGCGCAGGTCGCCGCGCATCGCCTGCGTGCCGGCAATATCGAGCAGCGAATCGAGCAGGCGCACGACGCTTCGGATTTCCGCCCGCGACTGATCCAGCGTGCGCAACAGCGCCTCGTCCTGCGTCCCCTCCATCGCCTTGAGGATGCGGGTGTCGAGATGCATCAGCGGAGTGCGAATCTCATGCGCGGTCTGGTCCGACACGGTGCGTTGCGCCTCGACCAGCCGTTCGACCTGGTCGAGCATGGCGTTGGTGTTGGCGGCCAGTTCGGCCAGTTCATCATTGTCCCCCGGCCCGGGCACGCGGGCGGCGATCCGGCCCGCGCGAACCGCTGCGAAGGTGGCGTTCACCACCTCCACCCGCGCACGCAGGCGACGGGCGGCGAAATGGCCGGCGATCAGGCTGAGAAGCGCGATGCCCGCTCCGGCGACGGCAAAGGCGGTGGCAAGCCGGGTGAGCAGCGCCTGCCCGCGATAGCTGCTGCGCCCCACCAGCAGGCGCGCGCCGGTACCGAGCTGGGTCGCACGGGCGAACATGCGGTCGCCGTCGGGCAGGTTGACGTAGCGCGCCTCCGACACTTCGGATGCGATGACCGGCCAGCGGTCGAGATTGCCCGCCAGACGGCGACCGGCCGGATCGGTCAGCAGATACCAGCTACGTTCGCCATCCTCACGATACATGGCGAGGCGATCGGCGATCCGCGCCTTCAGTTCCGCCTCGTCGCTGCTGAGATAGATGTCGGCGAGTCCGGCCAGGTCGGTATCGACCTCCCGCGCCAGCATCGCCCGGCCATCATCCTCGACGATCTTCTGCACCACCAGGAACAGCGCCAGCGTGGAGAGCAGGCTAACCAGCAGCGCCGACAGGGTGACCCGCCCGAAGACCGAACGGAACAGCCCGGGTCTAGGCACTGCTGGCCCCTGCCCCCGCCGCAGCGATCAGGCGATAACCGGTACCCCACACGGTTTCCAGTACCGGGCCATCGATCCCGTCCTCCAGCTTGCGGCGCAGACGGCCGACATTCACGTCGACGACATTGGTCTGGGGATCGAAGCTCAATTTCCATACCTGCCGCAGCAGCATTTCGCGCGTCACCACTTCGCCGGCATGTTCCATCAGATAACGGAACAGTTCGAATTCCTTGGGCGAGAGCGGCAGATGCTTGCCCTGGCGAAAGGCCGTGCGCGCCTTCACATGGCATTCCAGGTCGCCAAACAGCAGCACCGGCTCATGGCTGCGCCGGCTGGCCCGACGCCACAGCGCGCGGACGCGCGCGACCAGTTCGTCGGGTTCGAACGGCTTGGCGAGATAATCGTCCACGCCGCTTTCCAGGCCCTCGACCCGATGTTCGCTGCGGCCGAGCGCCGACAGCATCAGCACCGGGGCGCCTACACCCGCCACCCGCAGCCGGGTGACGATGTCGATGCCCGACAGATGGGGCAACATGCGGTCGAGGATGATGACGTCGTGGCTGCCGCCACCGGCGCGGTTGAGGCCGGTGGCGCCGTCGATCGCCTGTTCCACCACCATGCCGGCGTCGCTGAGGATCGTGGCGATGTTGGCGCGCGCGGCCTCGTCATCTTCCACCAGCAATATCGAAATCGCGTCTGCCTGCGCCATCATGTCCCCCGGCTCGCAGATAACGCGAAAGGCCGCCAGTGACAAAGGCTGTTAGCCTGTCACTGGCGGCCTTTCGCGCAAAGCCCCGGCTTTGGCGTCTATATTTTGAGCCCGGCGCGCAGCATGAGGCAGCCGATTACGAGCAGATAGGCGCCGAAGATCTTCTTGAGCGGACCGGCGGGCAGGCTGTGGGCGGCGGCCACGCCGAGCGGCGCGGTCAGCATCGACATGGAGGCGATCGCCAGCGTGGCGGGGATGTTGATATAGCCCAGCGAACCCCAGGGCAGGCCGCCTTCCTTCAGGCCGATGATCGCGAAGCCGATGGTCGTCGGGATGGCGATCAGCGTGCCGATTCCCGATGCCGTGGCGATCGCCCGGTGGATGGTGCGGCCGCACAGCGTCATCACCATGATGGCGATGGTGCCGCCGCCGATGCCCAGCAGCGAGGAAAAGGTGCCCAGCCCGCCGGCAATGCCCATGCGCAATATGCCCGACGGCATCGTGTCGCTGACGACCTTGCCGCTCACCCGGGGCAGCAGGAAGTTCAGCGACATCAGGATCACGCCGCCGCCGAAGATCATCTTCAGCGTGCGGCCATCGACATGGCTGGCTAGCATCACGCCCGCGCCGCAGCCCAGGACGATCCAGGGCGCCCAGGTCTTGAGCACCTCGAACTCCACCGCGCCGCGCTTGGCGTGCGACAGGAGCGAACGAATCGAGGTGACGATGATGGTCGCCGCCGACGTGCCGATCGCGACATGGGCGATGGCGTCATGCGTGCCGCCGAGCAGCGGCAGCACGACCAGCAGGGCCGGCACCACGACGAAGCCGCCGCCAATGCCGAAAATGCCCGCGGCAAAGCCCGCGAGCAAGCCGGCGGCCAGCATCGCGATGAGCGGAATGAGCCAGGTCATGACATCGCCCTGCATTACAGCGCCCCTTCCTGCCCAGTGCGGCCAGTGCGCATGATGTTGCGTGCGCCTCTGCGGATCAAGGCGGCGAATATGGGGAAATCGACCATGACGTTAAACCATGCCTCTCTTCGGCGGAATCAAGCTGCATGGGGGCATGTGGTCATGTCCCCCTGTCCCGCTAGACGAACGAGGTGCGCGAACCCGCAAGCCACTGTCCCAAAGTCTGACGCATGGGAGAAACAAAATCGCGACGGCGACCTAGGCGTAAAAGGCAACGCCGGCCGGCCGACGGTCGATGGCGCAGGTTAGGCGATGGCGTCTTCCGCCGGCGTGTAGGGCAGGCCCAGATCCTGCGCGACAGCCTGATACGTGACCTTCCCGTCCCAGATATTGAGGCCGGCGCGCAGATGCGGATCGCGCCGCAACGCGTCCTTCCACCCCAGTTCGGCGATGCGCAGCGCATGCGGCAACGTCACATTATTGAGCGCATAGGTGCTGGTGCGCGCGACCGCGCCGGGCATGTTCGCGACGCAATAATGGACGATGCCATCGACGATATAGGTCGGGTCCGCATGGGTGGTCGCGTGGCTGGTTTCGAAGCAGCCGCCCTGGTCGATCGCGACGTCCACCAGCACCGCGCCCTTCTTCATGGTCTTCAGCATGGCGGCGCTCACCAGCTTGGGCGCGGCGGCGCCGGGGATCAGCACCGCCCCGATCACGAGGTCCGCCTCCGCCACGCATTCGGCCAGGTTGGCGCGGTTGGAAAACCGGGTCTTGGCCCGCGCCTCGAAATACATGCCGAGCTTTTCCAGCACTTCGGGGCTGCGATCGAGGATGGTGACATCGGCGCCAAGGCCCGCCGCCATCTGCGCCGCGTTGAAACCCACCACGCCGCCACCGATCACCACCACTTTGGCCGGCAGCACGCCCGGCACGCCGCCCAGCAGCACGCCACGCCCGCCATGCGCCTTTTCCAGCGCGGTCGCACCGGCCTGGATCGCCATGCGACCGGCGACCTGGCTCATGGGCTTGAGCAACGGCAGGCCGCCATGGACGTCGGTCACGGTTTCATAGGCGATGCAGGTTGCACCCGACGCGATCAGGTCGCGGGTCTGTTCCGGGTCCGGCGCCAGGTGGAGATAGGTGTAGAGGATCTGGCCCGGCCGCAGCAGGACGCGCTCCTGCGGCTGCGGCTCCTTGACCTTCACAATCATCTCCGCCTGGACGAAAATCTCCGCCGCGGTGGCGATGATCGTCGCCCCGGCCCGCTCATATTGCGCGTCGGTCGCCCCAATGCCCTCGCCCGCACCACTCTCCACCAGCACGACATGGCCGTGCGCGGTCAGTTCATGCACGCTTTCGGGGGTCAGGCCGACGCGATATTCGTGATTCTTGATTTCCTTGACGGTGCCGACGATCATCTGAGCCTCTCCAGAAATGGGCGCGGGTTGCGATCGCGCCGCTCTGGCGTCATGATAACGCAAGCGGGATGAGAATGTTCTCCGTTTTTAAGGCGCGGCCCTGACCGGCACCGGCGCATTGCACAGATCGACGCCGCCGGCCGGGCGATCGTAGAAATCATCCTTCCGGTTGGCGCGCAGGCGCAGATAATCGGCGAAGCTGGGCGACAGCGTGTCCATCACCTCGAAATGCGGCCTGTCGGCGACCGGCAGTTCGCTGGCGAGACGGACCGTCAGGATCGGCACCTGATGTTCGGTGGGGGTGTAAAAGCCCAGTTCGCCCGATCCGCGCGGCAGGCTTGACAGGTTGGCCATACCCTCGATCACACGCCCGACGACTGCGATGTTGCGGTCGAGCTGACGCGGCGCCTGGCCGATCACGGCATAGAGTTCGGCGCCCGTCCCGGCGTCCGGCGATATATTGCGCCCGACGCCGACATAGCCGTAGCAATGGGGCAGCCACGCCGACGTCCCGTCCATCGCCACCGGCCAGCCGCCGACAAAGCCGGTCGAGGGGGCATAGGGATCGGCATGGGGCAAGGGCGTGACCGCAAGCCGCCGCGTCGCCAGCGGCAGGGCATAATCGTCCGGGCTGGTGGCGGACAGGCCGGGCGGCATCGGCTTCTTCTCCGTCGCGTCGCCCCATTGCGCGACATAATTGTCCTGCACCCGGTTGATGCTGGTGCCGTCCCACCAATGCGCCTTCGCCAGCGCCGCGATATTGGCGACATGGCGCGGCGAAAAGCCGGGTGCGAGCTGGATGACCACGCGCTTGCCGCCCTCTATGGTCATCACCAGCAGTTCGTCCGCTGGTATCGGCCGCCATGCGCCCGCCGGCGCCTGCGCCACCACGGCGGCGGGCGTGGCGGGCGGATCGGTGGCGAGAGCCGGGACGGCAAGACAGGCGGGAAGGACGATGGCGGACAGCGCAAGCGCGAGAAGACGGTTCATGCACCGATCAAACAGCGGCGTCGGGATAAAGTAAAGCATCCCCTGCCTATACCCCTTGCCTAGCCGCACATCGCACGATAGGGAGCCGCACTTCCAGTGCAATGCGGAGCGGTGGCCGAGTGGTCGAAGGCGCTCGCCTGGAAAGTGAGTATACGCCAAAAGCGTATCCAGGGTTCGAATCCCTGCCGCTCCGCCAAAATACATTATTCTTGCTGTATAATTCTCATTCTGCGGCGAAGTCGATCGTGGAGGCATGGGTTTTCCCGGCGCGCGGCATTGAGCGGCCTGGCGTCGCTGCGGGGAGCGCAGTCACCGGGTTCGCCAATGGCCGGCGACCGGTTCGGTGCGGCCAAGGCCCCAATGTGGCGATATGCGGTCCCGCAGGATCGAAGCCTGTCGCAATGTTATTTTCGCGCGATCGAGGCGCAGGCGGACATGACGCTGGCGAACGAGCCGGAATGCTTCGATCAGAGCCTGGCGCGGCCTCGACCCCGAGCGCCGGCTGGCGCGTCCGCGACCGTCATTCCATCACCATGACAAACCGACAGTGTCGCGGCGTTCCATGGCAATGCCGCCGACAATGTCAGTCGTCGCCGATATCCTGAGCCTCCCCTACGCCAGCAACGATCATCCCCAGAACGCGGGTCGCCAACTCCATCTCCTGTTCGCTCAACTTGGCAAATACCGTCGATCGGATGTCCGACAGGATCGGCTGAACCTGTTCGACAACCTCCATGCCGGCCGGCGTGATCTCGATATGGCGCGATCGCTTGTCGTGCGGATTCTCCGTCCGCCGGATCAAACCGTCGGCTTCCAGCGAATTCAGCGTCCGGATCAGCGGCGGCCATTGAATGGCAAGACGGGCCGACAGCAGCGACGTGGTGACCGGCGGCGGCGCGACGCTGAGGACGAAAAGGGTCTGCCATCTGGACCTGGACTGACCGGTCGCGGCCAGCATCCGATTCTCGACATGCGTCCCCCAGCGGCGGGCCGACAGCGAGAGTATTCGGGTCAGCCGGAATTCGACATCGTCCCGCGATCCTTCCGGAAAATAGGCGCGATATTGCGGCGTGCTGCTGTCGAACGGGTCGACTGGATTGGAGTCGTCGGAGGCCATGTCATTCCCATCGCAAGGCAGGCGCACTGAATTTTAGCCCGCCAGTCATTCTTAGCGGCGCTCTTGAATAACTGCAAAATGCCCGTTTTCCGCCGGTCTTCTAGATAGCAGGAGGGCGTTGACAATATATGT
Encoded proteins:
- a CDS encoding sensor histidine kinase → MPRPGLFRSVFGRVTLSALLVSLLSTLALFLVVQKIVEDDGRAMLAREVDTDLAGLADIYLSSDEAELKARIADRLAMYREDGERSWYLLTDPAGRRLAGNLDRWPVIASEVSEARYVNLPDGDRMFARATQLGTGARLLVGRSSYRGQALLTRLATAFAVAGAGIALLSLIAGHFAARRLRARVEVVNATFAAVRAGRIAARVPGPGDNDELAELAANTNAMLDQVERLVEAQRTVSDQTAHEIRTPLMHLDTRILKAMEGTQDEALLRTLDQSRAEIRSVVRLLDSLLDIAGTQAMRGDLRGLAEVDLSDVAESLADLYGASAEDLGIGFHARIAPGVRVRADPMQMTRLMSNLLDNAFKYVPTGGSIVLELAPGPHIVVQDNGPGIPPADRERVFERYVRLDGARGGGHGLGLSLARAIAERHELSLHVEDAAPGARFVLQPEDRDD
- a CDS encoding response regulator transcription factor is translated as MAQADAISILLVEDDEAARANIATILSDAGMVVEQAIDGATGLNRAGGGSHDVIILDRMLPHLSGIDIVTRLRVAGVGAPVLMLSALGRSEHRVEGLESGVDDYLAKPFEPDELVARVRALWRRASRRSHEPVLLFGDLECHVKARTAFRQGKHLPLSPKEFELFRYLMEHAGEVVTREMLLRQVWKLSFDPQTNVVDVNVGRLRRKLEDGIDGPVLETVWGTGYRLIAAAGAGASSA
- a CDS encoding sulfite exporter TauE/SafE family protein, which translates into the protein MQGDVMTWLIPLIAMLAAGLLAGFAAGIFGIGGGFVVVPALLVVLPLLGGTHDAIAHVAIGTSAATIIVTSIRSLLSHAKRGAVEFEVLKTWAPWIVLGCGAGVMLASHVDGRTLKMIFGGGVILMSLNFLLPRVSGKVVSDTMPSGILRMGIAGGLGTFSSLLGIGGGTIAIMVMTLCGRTIHRAIATASGIGTLIAIPTTIGFAIIGLKEGGLPWGSLGYINIPATLAIASMSMLTAPLGVAAAHSLPAGPLKKIFGAYLLVIGCLMLRAGLKI
- the ald gene encoding alanine dehydrogenase encodes the protein MIVGTVKEIKNHEYRVGLTPESVHELTAHGHVVLVESGAGEGIGATDAQYERAGATIIATAAEIFVQAEMIVKVKEPQPQERVLLRPGQILYTYLHLAPDPEQTRDLIASGATCIAYETVTDVHGGLPLLKPMSQVAGRMAIQAGATALEKAHGGRGVLLGGVPGVLPAKVVVIGGGVVGFNAAQMAAGLGADVTILDRSPEVLEKLGMYFEARAKTRFSNRANLAECVAEADLVIGAVLIPGAAAPKLVSAAMLKTMKKGAVLVDVAIDQGGCFETSHATTHADPTYIVDGIVHYCVANMPGAVARTSTYALNNVTLPHALRIAELGWKDALRRDPHLRAGLNIWDGKVTYQAVAQDLGLPYTPAEDAIA
- a CDS encoding peptidylprolyl isomerase, encoding MNRLLALALSAIVLPACLAVPALATDPPATPAAVVAQAPAGAWRPIPADELLVMTIEGGKRVVIQLAPGFSPRHVANIAALAKAHWWDGTSINRVQDNYVAQWGDATEKKPMPPGLSATSPDDYALPLATRRLAVTPLPHADPYAPSTGFVGGWPVAMDGTSAWLPHCYGYVGVGRNISPDAGTGAELYAVIGQAPRQLDRNIAVVGRVIEGMANLSSLPRGSGELGFYTPTEHQVPILTVRLASELPVADRPHFEVMDTLSPSFADYLRLRANRKDDFYDRPAGGVDLCNAPVPVRAAP
- a CDS encoding MarR family winged helix-turn-helix transcriptional regulator, with amino-acid sequence MASDDSNPVDPFDSSTPQYRAYFPEGSRDDVEFRLTRILSLSARRWGTHVENRMLAATGQSRSRWQTLFVLSVAPPPVTTSLLSARLAIQWPPLIRTLNSLEADGLIRRTENPHDKRSRHIEITPAGMEVVEQVQPILSDIRSTVFAKLSEQEMELATRVLGMIVAGVGEAQDIGDD